Below is a genomic region from Desulfonatronum thiodismutans.
ACGCCGTCTACCAGAGTCTGCACGCCAAAAAACACCATCGTGACGACGCTTGGCAGCGAGTACTTCAGAAAGACCCTGCTGACAGGGGCTTGTTCTAAGAGATGCTTATCATCTAAATTGCTTTTCATGGATAGTTTCGCCGCCTAACGTTCCGGTACCCGGGACAAATGGAAAATAAGAAACATACCGACCAGACGGTTTCTTTGTCAATGGCGGGACCGGGGTCGTCTGTTTCAACCGAACAACGATCGAGGTGGTGGTCAGTGTCTGAGAAGCGCCATACCGTGCTCGACGTGCGGGTAAACAGCCATCCCGGCGTGATGTCTCATGTCCGCGGCCTGTTCCCCATGAAACAAGCAACAACGGATCGGCGTTCGGCTCGTCCGCGGCGTGTGTTCAATCCCTTTCTCACGGGTTCACCCCCATCAACACTCGCGCGTTTTCCCGAAAGACATCCAACAGATCCATGCCCGGCCCGGGGAAATTGATGAGTTGGACCAGATCGGTTTCCGCGGCCTCGGCAATGGGCGCTCCGGTCGGCATGTGGGCGTTGTCCAGGACGATGTCCGGCTTTTGGGCCGAGAGACGAAGCAGCTCACCGGGTTGCAGCGGTCCCGGGCCGAATGCGCCCGTCAGTTCCAATCCCGCGAAATCGGCCCACATGGTCATGAACACCTGGGCCACGGCCCGGTTGCCGCGCGTTGCGAAGTGTTCGCGCACGGCCGTACTCAGTCTGGCGTATTCCGCGTCGAATTCCAGAAGAAACCGCTCAGCCTTGTCCCGGGTGCCGAAGAGTTCGCCCAGGCGGGCGACTTCCCTATGAATGACCTCGGGGCTGTTTTCCAGGTGCGCCTCCACCAGTCGGGCCCGGCTCCCGGCGGCGTCGCGCAGGCGCTGGGCAAAGCCCTCGAAGCCGCCCAGGAATAATATTCCTATCCCGGCGAACTGTCGGCGACTTTCACACGGCTTCCTTTGTCAGCAGAAAACACAATTCATCGCTGGACAGAGCGGACAAGGCCGGGGTTCCGGCTTGCCGACAAGCGCCTCTTCGATCAATGCCGCTGCGTCGGCTCCGTGAAGCTCGCCGGACTTCTTCAGAAGATGGGGGCGTCTCCTCGTCAGGTAGATGAGAAGACCGTCGTCGATCCGTCAGGACGCGTCTTTCGGTCGTTTGCCGCCTGTCGTGTCCGCTTCTTCTCTCCGGCTGCCGTCTTCTCTCTTTTTCGGGTGTTTCCTGGTCACTTTTCTCAGGATTGTTTTGCCCCGCCGACATGGTCATAATATTTCCAGCCTGTGTTTTTCGTTCCTTGGCGCCGTACCCCTTCCTGGGTAGGCCGTACGTGATACGACTTGCACAACATGGGCCATTCCATCACTGTTATGGGATGTGATCCGTGAGCAACCTCTTTTACTCATGCCGCAGGGCGTCGATGGGATTGAGGCCCGCTGCCCGGCGCGCCGGAAAGAAGCCGAAGATCACCCCGATGGCCGCGGAGAACAGAAAGGACACCAGGTTGATGACGGGATCGAAAATATAGGGGACGCCCATCAGGCCGGCCAGAAAGAGCGACGCGCCGGTTGCCAGGGTTATGCCGACCAATCCGCCGAGACTGGACAGGACCACCGCCTCGATCAGGAACTGGAGCAGCACTTCCCGTTCCAGCGCGCCGATGGCCAGGCGAATGCCGATCTCACGGGTCCGTTCCGTGACGGAAACCAGCATGATGTTCATGATCCCTATGCCGCCCACCAGCAGGCTGACCGCGGCCACCGCGCCGAGCAGCATGGTCAGGATTTTCGTGGTGCTGGTCAGGGTTTCGGCGATCTGCCGGGTGTCCATCACCCGGAAGTCGTCGTCTTCGTTTGCGCCGATGTTGCGTCGTTCGCGCAAAAGAAGCGTGAGTTGCCGTTTAACCGCATCGATGGAAGACGCCCCGCGCACGGAAATCGTCAGCCTGTTGATATCCTGGCTGCCCACGAGGCGACGCTGCACGGTGCGCAACGGCATGACCACGATGTCGTCCTGGTCCTGCCCCATGGCCGACTGGCCTTTGGATTTGAGCAGGCCGATGACCTCGCAGGAAAACTGTTTGATGCGGATCTCGCTGCCCACGGGATTCTGTCGGCCGAACAACTTTTCGCGCACGGTCTCGCCGATCACGCAGACCGCCTTGCCCGCCCGCTCCTCGGTTTCGCTGAACACGCGACCCGCGGCCACGTCCCAGTTGCCCGCCGGAAAATATTCGCTGGTGCTGCCCGTGATGGAGGTGGACCAGTTATTGGCCTGGGAAACGGCGGTCGCCGACGTGCCGACGACGGGCGCGATCCATTCGGCCCCGGAGATCTGATTGCGCACGGCGTCCACGTCGGCACTTTTGAAGTTGGGCGCTCCTCCGGAGCCCGGGCCGAAGCGTTGCCCCGGGATCACCATCAGGAGGTTGCTGCCCATGCTGGAAATCTGGTCGGACACGGACTGGGTGGCGCCATTGCCCAGGGTGACCATGGTGATCACCGCGGCCACGCCGATGACAATGCCCAGAATGGTCAAAAACGAGCGCATCAGGTTGCGCCGGATGGATCGCAGCGCGAGCAACAGCGTATTCCAAAGCATCAGGCACCCTCCTCGTCGAGATTGTCGCGTTGCACCCGGCCGTCCACGAAACGGATAATGCGCTTGGCATACTTGGCCATGTCCGGCTCGTGGGTGACCATGAGCACGGTGATGCCCTGTTCTTGATTGAAGGCGCTGATCAACTCCATGATTTCCCGGCTGGTGTGGGTATCGAGATTTCCGGTGGGCTCGTCGGCCAAAAGCACGGTCGGCGAGGTGACAATGGCCCGGGCAATGGCCACCCGCTGTTGCTGCCCCCCGGAGAGTTCGGCCGGGGTGTGCTCCTCCCTGTCTCCAAGTCCGACCTGTTGCAGGGCGGCGCGTGCGGCGGCATGGCGCATGGCGGACGGCTCGCCGCGATAGATCAGCGGCAACTCGACGTTCTCCAAAGCGGTTGTGCGCGCCAACAGATTGAAGCCCTGGAACACGAAACCGAAAAAATGCCGTCGCAGCAGGGTGCGTTGGTTGCGCGACAAGCGTTCCACGGGCACGCCCTGGAACAGATAGCTGCCGCTGGTGGGCGTATCCAGGCAGCCGAGAATGTTCATGGTGGTGGATTTTCCGGAACCGCTGGAACCCATGACGGCCACGAAGTCACCGGCATCAATGCTCAGATCGATGCCTTTCAGGGCCTGGAACGCGGCCTGTCCGTGGCCATAGCTCTTGGTGATCCCGGACAGCCGGATCAGCGCGGAGTCGCTCATCATGAACCTTCCATATCCTCGGTGATTACCTGCATGCCGACCTGGAGTTCTCCGCCTGTGATCTCGGTCATCCGTCCGTTGCTGACCCCGGTTTGCACCGCGATGGCCGAGATCTCTCCGTCCCGCGACACCCACACCCGCGGTGCGCCGTTGACGGCGGCCTGAACCTGTCGACTCTGCCCGGGAGGCCTTGGCATCAAGGCGCTGACCACGCCCCCGGTGGACCTTTGCGGCCCCGTGTCAGGAGCGGACGGGGTGAAACGCAGCGCCGCATTGGGCACCAGCAAGGCATTTTCGCGCGTCACGGTGGTGATCTCGGCCGTGCCGGTCATGCCGGGGCGCAGGGAATGATCCTGGTTGTCCACCGCGAGCACGGTCAGGTAGGAAACCACGTTGTCCTTTTCCTGGGAGCCGTAGCTGACCCTGGTGATGGTCGCGCTGTATTTCCGGCCGGGCCAGGCATCCACGGTGAACGTCGCGTTCTGGCCCGCATGCACCTGGCCGACGTCAGCCTCGTCCACGTCCACCTGCAGTTCCATTTTCGCAAGATCCTCGGCCAGGGTGAACAGCACCGGCGCCTGAAAAGAGGCGGCCACGGTCTGCCCCGGTTCCACCTCCCGCGTCAGGACCACCCCGTGGATGGGCGAGCGGATGCCGGCCTTGTCCAGATCGGTTTCGTCCGATTGCAGATTGGCTTTGGCCTGGGTGACGCTGGCGCGGGCACTGGCCAGAGCGGCCTCGGCCCGCTTCAGGTTGGCCTCGGCGCCATCCATTTCAGTTTTGGAGGGCACCTTGCCGCCGGACAGTTCGGCCACTTGTTGATACCGCTCCAGGGTGATCCGCGCCTCGTCCACAGTGGCCCTGGCCTGGAGCACCTGGGCCTCGGTCACGGCCAGGTTGGCCTTGGCCCTGGCCACCGCGTCTTGCAACTTGGCCGGATCGAGCCGGGCCAGGACCTGTCCGGCGCTCACCTGGTCGTTTACATCCACGAAGACCTGATCAACGATGCCGGAAAGTTCGCTGCCCACCTCCACCGTATTGGTCGGCCGCAGGTTGCCGGTGGCCGAAACAGTGACCACCAGCGTGCCGATTTCCGCCGGCGCCGTGGCGTAACGCGCCCCGGCGGGCTCCTCGCCGGTGCGCAAAAAGAGCAAGCCCGCGCCGACAATGATTGTCAGCGCCATGCCCAGCCACAGCCAGCGGCGTTGACGTTGCCCCTTGGACTGGGAATCCAGGAGCTGGTGCAGGGATTTTTCCTGATGGAGCGCGGACGGTTGGGATGGGTTCATGAGTTCTCCTTGCCGGAAGAAAGGTCTTTGGCCCGCGGCGACCAGCCGCCGCCCAGAGCTTTGTACAAACGGATGAGCGCCAGGACGCCGTCGGCCCGGGTGCTGGCCAGACCGTCCTCAACGGACAGGACGGTTCGTTCCGTGTCCAGAACGGATTGAAAATCTATCAACCCGGCGCCGTAGCGATGCCGGGCCAGCAGTGCAGCGGCGCGCGCGGCGTCCGCGGCACTGC
It encodes:
- a CDS encoding ABC transporter permease, coding for MLWNTLLLALRSIRRNLMRSFLTILGIVIGVAAVITMVTLGNGATQSVSDQISSMGSNLLMVIPGQRFGPGSGGAPNFKSADVDAVRNQISGAEWIAPVVGTSATAVSQANNWSTSITGSTSEYFPAGNWDVAAGRVFSETEERAGKAVCVIGETVREKLFGRQNPVGSEIRIKQFSCEVIGLLKSKGQSAMGQDQDDIVVMPLRTVQRRLVGSQDINRLTISVRGASSIDAVKRQLTLLLRERRNIGANEDDDFRVMDTRQIAETLTSTTKILTMLLGAVAAVSLLVGGIGIMNIMLVSVTERTREIGIRLAIGALEREVLLQFLIEAVVLSSLGGLVGITLATGASLFLAGLMGVPYIFDPVINLVSFLFSAAIGVIFGFFPARRAAGLNPIDALRHE
- a CDS encoding ABC transporter ATP-binding protein, whose translation is MMSDSALIRLSGITKSYGHGQAAFQALKGIDLSIDAGDFVAVMGSSGSGKSTTMNILGCLDTPTSGSYLFQGVPVERLSRNQRTLLRRHFFGFVFQGFNLLARTTALENVELPLIYRGEPSAMRHAAARAALQQVGLGDREEHTPAELSGGQQQRVAIARAIVTSPTVLLADEPTGNLDTHTSREIMELISAFNQEQGITVLMVTHEPDMAKYAKRIIRFVDGRVQRDNLDEEGA
- a CDS encoding efflux RND transporter periplasmic adaptor subunit, with the protein product MNPSQPSALHQEKSLHQLLDSQSKGQRQRRWLWLGMALTIIVGAGLLFLRTGEEPAGARYATAPAEIGTLVVTVSATGNLRPTNTVEVGSELSGIVDQVFVDVNDQVSAGQVLARLDPAKLQDAVARAKANLAVTEAQVLQARATVDEARITLERYQQVAELSGGKVPSKTEMDGAEANLKRAEAALASARASVTQAKANLQSDETDLDKAGIRSPIHGVVLTREVEPGQTVAASFQAPVLFTLAEDLAKMELQVDVDEADVGQVHAGQNATFTVDAWPGRKYSATITRVSYGSQEKDNVVSYLTVLAVDNQDHSLRPGMTGTAEITTVTRENALLVPNAALRFTPSAPDTGPQRSTGGVVSALMPRPPGQSRQVQAAVNGAPRVWVSRDGEISAIAVQTGVSNGRMTEITGGELQVGMQVITEDMEGS